Proteins from a single region of Mycoplasma leachii PG50:
- a CDS encoding IS3 family transposase has product MKYEFNLKTTIILQLKQKTIKEICKDFNVNFNTLKYWKYHSEKILNNSYNYLLNKANKKHLEQQGLLKIQNLWQNTNENKIKVFKQIEIIRKKYKISLKPILEFLKISKSSYYKKLKQQVNKNKITKTNKLEKLIKHIFDKRPRGYRKIKEALLKEFNLVINHKVILKIMRKYKLIVGWLKNKRHNKHKSGHNKFNIPDLIQRNFKSVIEFGKVLYTDVTYLIYKGKKTYLSTMLDGASRQIIDYRISEKNNSNLINTNFKNAIYKLKQLNINTNNIIIHSDHALVYESNSFRKICKKYNILQSMGANYSCTDNAVIESYHAQLKKNTIHSNKKNYKDFNDYLKDVNEYLKWHNQEKESKINLNKRKILKF; this is encoded by the coding sequence ATGAAATATGAATTTAACTTAAAAACAACAATTATTTTACAGTTAAAACAAAAAACTATTAAAGAAATATGTAAAGACTTTAATGTTAACTTTAATACTTTAAAATATTGAAAATATCATTCTGAAAAGATTTTAAATAACTCATATAATTATTTACTTAATAAAGCTAATAAAAAACATCTAGAACAACAAGGATTATTAAAAATACAAAACTTATGACAAAATACTAATGAAAATAAAATCAAAGTATTTAAACAAATAGAAATTATAAGAAAAAAATACAAAATTTCACTAAAACCTATTTTAGAATTTCTAAAAATTTCAAAAAGTTCATATTATAAAAAGTTAAAGCAACAGGTTAATAAAAATAAAATTACTAAAACTAATAAATTAGAAAAATTAATAAAACATATATTTGATAAAAGACCAAGAGGATATAGAAAAATTAAAGAAGCACTTTTGAAAGAGTTTAATTTAGTTATTAATCATAAAGTTATTTTAAAAATAATGAGAAAATACAAACTAATTGTAGGCTGATTGAAAAATAAAAGGCATAACAAACACAAATCCGGACATAATAAATTTAATATACCAGATTTAATTCAAAGAAATTTTAAATCAGTAATTGAATTTGGTAAAGTTTTATATACTGATGTTACTTATTTAATTTATAAAGGTAAAAAAACTTATCTATCAACTATGTTAGATGGTGCAAGTAGACAAATTATAGATTATAGAATTAGTGAAAAAAATAATTCTAATTTAATTAATACTAATTTTAAAAATGCTATTTATAAATTAAAACAGTTAAATATTAATACAAATAATATAATCATTCATTCAGATCATGCGCTAGTTTACGAATCTAACTCTTTTAGAAAAATTTGTAAAAAATATAATATTTTACAATCAATGGGAGCTAATTACAGTTGTACTGATAATGCTGTTATTGAAAGTTATCACGCTCAATTAAAAAAGAACACAATACATTCAAATAAAAAGAATTACAAAGATTTTAATGATTATTTAAAAGATGTAAATGAATATTTAAAATGACATAATCAAGAAAAAGAATCAAAAATCAATTTAAATAAAAGAAAAATTTTAAAATTTTAA
- a CDS encoding HU family DNA-binding protein, protein MNKKELISEIVLETEVSKKTVNSIFDKTFELIAKILIKDKEISIPDFGKFVVLQKDSRKGINPKTGEQIIIPASKTAKFKPAKKLKELLTEQ, encoded by the coding sequence ATGAATAAAAAAGAATTAATTAGTGAAATTGTTTTAGAAACTGAAGTATCAAAAAAAACAGTTAATTCAATTTTTGATAAGACTTTTGAATTAATCGCTAAAATTTTAATTAAAGATAAAGAAATTTCAATTCCAGATTTTGGTAAATTTGTTGTTTTACAAAAAGATTCAAGAAAAGGAATTAATCCAAAAACTGGAGAACAAATTATAATTCCAGCTAGTAAAACAGCAAAATTTAAACCAGCTAAAAAACTTAAAGAATTACTAACTGAACAATAG
- a CDS encoding BspA family leucine-rich repeat surface protein has translation MKKLLAILSSFTLASSITPMVVSCSWFFNGISGNNFLNNRDINSSSNNNNTHKNNPRFNDNSTETKNLDSSLLVSLESNNFEVKPFNNSWEETFRIYQKEVTKLISELTNWEIELFKDKDLSLDEIRSLYNEFIYPSKIQIQWWKFIVKQAEYELNKTQINLRNLVIQLKRTIDYIDNQKHLDSDNSDESADSIKTLNNLKTFLTNQLENFKKQLSNEKLEIETLYDPNDETICTQIGYFTNHKGEIQIEPFKPTTKKVPKVLPKEITSLKAAFADNKNKTIDGIEYWDTSNITNMSELFTKTTLFNQDISNWNTSNVDDMSFMFEDSNSFNQDISNWDTSNVKNMNKMFSNAKNFNQEISTKKIGDESNQYIGWNTSFAKNMNEMFSGATSFNQDISNWNVLNIENSNNFSSSDSKWKPEYRPKFNK, from the coding sequence ATGAAAAAATTATTAGCTATTCTTTCAAGTTTTACATTAGCTAGTTCTATAACTCCAATGGTTGTTTCTTGTTCTTGATTTTTTAATGGTATTAGTGGTAATAATTTTTTAAACAATAGAGATATTAATTCTTCATCTAATAACAATAATACTCATAAAAATAATCCAAGATTCAATGATAATTCAACAGAAACTAAAAATTTAGATTCTAGTTTATTAGTTAGTCTTGAATCTAATAATTTTGAAGTAAAACCCTTTAATAATTCTTGAGAAGAAACTTTTAGGATATATCAAAAAGAAGTTACTAAATTAATAAGTGAATTGACAAATTGAGAAATTGAATTATTTAAAGATAAAGATTTGTCTTTAGATGAAATAAGAAGCTTATACAATGAATTTATTTATCCATCAAAAATTCAAATTCAGTGATGAAAATTTATAGTTAAACAAGCTGAATATGAACTAAATAAAACACAAATAAATCTTAGAAATTTAGTAATTCAATTAAAAAGAACAATTGATTATATAGATAATCAAAAACATTTAGATTCAGATAATAGTGATGAATCAGCAGATTCTATTAAAACATTAAATAATCTTAAAACCTTTTTAACTAATCAATTAGAAAATTTTAAAAAACAACTGTCAAATGAGAAGTTAGAAATAGAAACTTTATATGATCCAAATGATGAAACAATTTGTACTCAAATAGGTTATTTTACAAATCATAAAGGTGAAATCCAAATTGAACCATTCAAACCAACAACAAAAAAAGTCCCTAAAGTTTTACCAAAAGAAATTACAAGTTTAAAAGCTGCTTTTGCAGATAACAAAAATAAAACAATTGATGGAATAGAGTATTGAGATACATCAAATATAACAAATATGTCTGAATTATTTACCAAAACAACTTTATTCAATCAAGATATTTCAAATTGAAATACTTCTAATGTAGATGATATGAGTTTTATGTTTGAAGACTCAAATTCATTTAATCAAGATATTTCTAATTGAGATACATCAAATGTTAAAAATATGAATAAAATGTTTTCTAATGCTAAGAACTTTAATCAAGAAATTTCAACTAAAAAAATAGGAGATGAATCTAACCAATATATAGGTTGAAACACTTCATTTGCAAAAAATATGAATGAGATGTTTTCTGGAGCTACTTCATTTAACCAAGATATTTCTAATTGAAATGTTTTAAATATAGAAAATTCAAACAATTTTAGTAGTTCTGACTCTAAATGAAAACCAGAATACAGACCAAAATTTAACAAATAA
- a CDS encoding BspA family leucine-rich repeat surface protein translates to MSENIKQAIYNFDETECLQIGYFTNEAGEIQIQHMPITIKKVPSALPKEITSLELAFSRNQNAFIDGIQDWDTSNITNMNYMFCWAENFNQDISMWNTSKVKFMSFMFYGAENFNQDISMWNTSNATNMSNMFFNVKNFNQPIGNWNTSNVTNMAGMFSSAYSFNQNISMWHVSNVTDMSYMFDGAKNFNQDISSWKTSKVKYMSFMFYNATSFNQDLSKWDTSNVNAFGQNIGASNPNWKPEHQPQFKKVYQGI, encoded by the coding sequence ATGTCAGAAAATATTAAACAAGCTATTTATAATTTTGATGAAACCGAATGTCTACAAATTGGGTATTTCACAAATGAAGCTGGCGAAATTCAAATCCAACATATGCCGATAACCATTAAAAAAGTACCTAGTGCTTTGCCAAAAGAGATAACCTCATTAGAATTAGCATTTTCTCGCAATCAAAATGCATTTATTGATGGAATTCAAGACTGAGATACTTCAAATATCACAAATATGAATTATATGTTTTGTTGAGCAGAAAATTTTAACCAAGATATATCAATGTGAAATACTTCTAAAGTTAAATTTATGAGCTTTATGTTTTATGGAGCAGAAAATTTTAACCAAGATATTTCAATGTGAAATACTTCTAATGCAACAAATATGTCAAATATGTTTTTCAATGTAAAAAACTTTAATCAACCAATTGGTAATTGAAACACCTCAAATGTAACTAATATGGCAGGTATGTTTTCTAGTGCTTATAGTTTTAACCAAAATATTTCAATGTGACACGTCTCTAATGTAACTGATATGAGTTATATGTTTGATGGAGCAAAAAACTTCAACCAAGATATATCTTCTTGAAAAACTTCAAAAGTTAAATATATGAGTTTTATGTTTTATAATGCAACTTCATTTAATCAAGATTTATCTAAATGAGATACATCTAATGTAAATGCATTTGGACAAAATATTGGTGCTTCTAACCCCAACTGAAAACCAGAACACCAACCCCAATTTAAAAAAGTATATCAAGGTATATAA
- a CDS encoding single-stranded DNA-binding protein, translating into MNVVNIIGQLEGDATVAYTSKDGEKKLYKFVVKVPKSYKTEEVDSLDYINIKAWSNAVDDEFLLHNQAVVAIEGRIESFISNNDLTNIRNEIIANRILYLN; encoded by the coding sequence ATGAACGTAGTAAATATTATTGGACAATTAGAAGGAGATGCAACTGTTGCTTATACTTCAAAAGATGGAGAAAAAAAGCTTTATAAGTTTGTTGTTAAAGTACCAAAATCATATAAAACAGAAGAAGTAGATTCACTTGATTATATTAATATTAAAGCTTGATCAAATGCTGTTGATGATGAATTTCTATTACATAATCAAGCTGTTGTTGCAATTGAAGGAAGAATTGAATCTTTTATTTCAAATAATGATTTAACAAATATCAGAAATGAAATTATTGCAAATAGAATTTTATATTTAAATTAA
- a CDS encoding thioredoxin domain-containing protein, whose product MNVVNIIGWIENDCQVIDISPDKRKKLLCFTIVFPKDNNNFSDEDLAISDQFNHIKIKFWTENSNEEMLLVDQTIVAVNGWIQTSLQSINPMEYAIEIYANKISYLS is encoded by the coding sequence ATGAACGTAGTAAATATTATTGGTTGAATTGAAAATGATTGTCAAGTAATAGATATTTCTCCGGACAAAAGAAAAAAACTTCTTTGTTTTACCATAGTTTTTCCTAAAGATAATAATAATTTTTCTGATGAAGATTTAGCAATATCAGATCAATTCAACCATATCAAAATTAAATTCTGAACAGAAAATTCAAATGAAGAAATGTTGTTAGTTGATCAAACAATTGTAGCAGTTAATGGGTGAATTCAAACTTCTTTACAAAGCATTAATCCAATGGAATACGCTATTGAAATTTATGCAAACAAAATCTCTTATTTATCTTAG
- a CDS encoding Mbov_0395 family pilin-like conjugal transfer protein: MNSFNTNIMALNAKNIINTFLGPVSIIIIIVQVVVCTYLGISAIKAYISYSNAEDVVKKRHELKRIIALLIGIVVVASSWPIIQSILKTVDTNQKFALNTINFLPIVLPSLHLK, encoded by the coding sequence ATGAACTCATTCAATACAAATATAATGGCATTAAATGCAAAAAATATAATTAATACTTTTTTAGGGCCTGTTTCAATAATTATCATTATTGTGCAAGTTGTAGTTTGTACTTATTTAGGTATATCGGCAATTAAAGCTTATATATCTTATTCAAATGCTGAAGATGTTGTTAAAAAAAGACACGAATTAAAAAGAATTATAGCTCTTCTTATAGGAATTGTAGTTGTTGCTTCATCTTGACCAATTATTCAATCTATTTTGAAAACAGTTGACACAAACCAAAAATTTGCCTTAAATACAATTAATTTCCTACCAATAGTATTACCAAGTTTGCATTTAAAATAG